In a genomic window of Kluyveromyces marxianus DMKU3-1042 DNA, complete genome, chromosome 7:
- the POL12 gene encoding DNA-directed DNA polymerase alpha subunit POL12, with product MTIENDLVVKFGSAANSQDTISTLQHYMKIYDLSVDDLYIKWEQFSYHNKDKYAANSFSEPVLHEFKSYMQQQMEKKVSASITSSSSVTPSIKKPKLLVPNANSPSMFGLAIPNTPTLKKRRIETGGTPTEAPKSSPLGITELPLSATKTPANLKAATEADKCLVTLNVDNVQKSEGIDLEEGSSKVKIAPFYDAKKYKFRTMRQSLLDTADVLDEQIDIFTEVVQKHYNLKPSDIGDPTYQQQSEIYTVGRIVPDAVNADGPLNIDSLALETSRSTGIGRRIRLNFEKLQDVSVFPGQIIALRGKNANGEYFVIEEILKIPYLNSPVSDPETIQDAQMSLDNRSMKVVVTSGPYTSANDLDYTNLQDFVTRINTTIKPHVLIMFGPFLDITHKLVSTGQIPEFSGLKQQPRTLDEIFAKVIAPILKQIDSRIQVILVPSTKDVVSKHAAYPQDSLDRRSLSLPKNFKCFTNPSTFQLNEIFFGCSNNDIYKDLREVTKGGNVFQRNRFDRVSEHILEQRRYYPVFPGGIKTRKIEDKNGKPVFEHISGADLDVPYLGLTEFIGDIIPDVILIPSELTHFARVVQNVIMINPGAFVRPNGGRGTYVEMSIEAPDMENEKMTRIDDVYLHCLWKRSRIDILTA from the coding sequence ATGACCATCGAGAATGATTTGGTGGTAAAGTTCGGCTCTGCTGCCAATAGTCAAGACACTATATCCACCTTACAGCACTACATGAAGATATATGATCTTAGCGTGGATGATCTTTACATCAAGTGGGAGCAGTTCTCTTATCACAATAAGGACAAATATGCTGCGAATAGCTTCTCTGAACCGGTTCTACATGAATTCAAGAGCTATatgcagcagcagatgGAGAAAAAAGTGAGCGCATCGATTACTTCGAGCAGCTCAGTTACTCCCTCGATCAAGAAGCCTAAGCTCCTGGTTCCAAATGCGAATTCACCATCGATGTTTGGATTAGCTATTCCAAATACTCCCACTTTAAAGAAGCGTAGAATTGAAACTGGTGGTACTCCAACAGAGGCGCCCAAATCTAGTCCATTAGGAATAACTGAATTACCTTTATCGGCGACAAAAACACCAGCTAACCTAAAGGCCGCTACCGAGGCAGATAAGTGTCTTGTTACACTTAATGTAGACAACGTTCAGAAGAGCGAGGGTAttgatttggaagaagGTAGCTCTAAGGTCAAGATAGCGCCCTTTTATGATGCTAAAAAGTACAAATTCAGAACAATGAGACAGAGTTTGCTGGATACAGCCGATGTGCTGGACGAACAAATCGATATTTTCACTGAAGTTGTGCAGAAACATTACAACTTAAAACCATCTGATATCGGAGACCCTACTTATCAGCAGCAATCTGAAATATACACAGTGGGTAGAATTGTGCCCGACGCTGTGAATGCCGATGGTCCATTGAATATAGACTCGCTAGCTTTAGAGACATCGAGATCGACGGGTATTGGTAGGAGAATAAGGCTGAATTTCGAAAAGCTGCAAGACGTATCTGTTTTCCCAGGCCAAATCATTGCATTAAGAGGTAAAAACGCAAACGGCGAATACTTCgtcattgaagaaatccTGAAGATTCCATATCTGAACTCACCAGTATCAGATCCAGAAACAATACAAGATGCTCAAATGAGTCTCGATAACCGTTCAATGAAAGTAGTTGTTACTTCAGGTCCATACACGAGTGCAAATGATTTAGATTATACAAACCTACAAGATTTTGTGACAAGAATTAACACAACTATCAAACCACATGTACTAATAATGTTTGGCCCATTTTTGGACATCACTCATAAATTAGTATCTACGGGTCAGATCCCGGAATTCAGTGGCTTAAAGCAACAGCCAAGAACTCTAGATGAAATTTTTGCCAAAGTGATCGCTCCAATACTGAAACAAATCGATAGTAGAATCCAAGTGATATTGGTACCTTCAACCAAAGATGTAGTCTCCAAACACGCTGCATACCCACAAGACTCTCTGGATAGAAGATCATTGAGCTTGCCTAAAAACTTTAAATGCTTCACTAATCCAAGTACATTCCAATTAAACGAAATCTTCTTCGGATGCTCAAACAACGATATTTATAAAGACCTTAGAGAAGTGACAAAAGGTGGTAACGTTTTCCAAAGGAATAGGTTTGACAGGGTTTCGGAACATATCTTAGAGCAACGAAGGTATTATCCCGTTTTCCCTGGCGGCATAAAGACAAGAAAGATAGAGGACAAGAATGGAAAACCAGTATTTGAACATATTTCAGGTGCTGATCTTGACGTCCCGTATTTAGGGCTAACAGAATTCATTGGTGATATCATTCCTGATGTGATATTGATTCCAAGTGAACTAACTCATTTTGCTAGAGTCGTTCAAAACGTCATTATGATCAACCCGGGTGCGTTTGTAAGACCAAACGGTGGTCGTGGTACATATGTTGAGATGTCAATTGAGGCCCCAGATATggaaaatgagaaaatgACTAGAATTGACGACGTTTATTTACATTGTCTTTGGAAGCGTTCAAGAATTGATATTCTAACAGCATGA